Proteins encoded in a region of the Methylosinus trichosporium OB3b genome:
- the murI gene encoding glutamate racemase: MSSAPTISSAPKILVFDSGLGGLTVFVEVAKLRPHATLLYCADDAGFPYGPLSEEALVARVMLVMESLVAAHAPDLVVIACNTASTRVLPHLRARWPNLPFVGTVPAVKPAAERSRSRLISVLATPGTVTRDYTRALIASFAEGCEATLVGSSRLAPIAEDFLRGAAVSEAEIAAEIAPCFVQRPDGARTDVVVLACTHYPLLLDFFRRLAPWPVEWIDPAPAIARQADRLLLQRFGADRIGFREPPRAIFTSGARPVPPLAAALSRLGFAASPRNAPQG, translated from the coding sequence ATGTCTTCCGCGCCAACAATCTCTTCCGCGCCAAAAATCCTCGTGTTCGACTCCGGACTCGGCGGCCTCACCGTCTTTGTCGAGGTCGCCAAGCTGCGTCCGCATGCGACGCTTCTCTATTGCGCCGACGATGCGGGATTCCCCTATGGGCCGCTCTCCGAAGAGGCGCTGGTCGCGCGCGTGATGCTGGTGATGGAGAGCCTCGTCGCCGCTCATGCGCCCGATCTCGTGGTCATCGCCTGCAACACTGCCTCCACGCGCGTTCTGCCGCATCTGCGGGCGCGCTGGCCGAACCTTCCGTTTGTCGGCACTGTGCCGGCTGTGAAGCCCGCGGCCGAACGCTCGCGCTCGCGGCTCATCTCGGTGCTGGCGACCCCCGGCACGGTGACGCGCGATTATACGCGCGCGCTCATCGCCAGCTTTGCCGAGGGCTGCGAGGCGACTTTGGTGGGCTCGTCGCGTCTCGCCCCGATCGCCGAGGATTTTTTGCGCGGAGCCGCCGTATCGGAGGCGGAGATCGCGGCCGAGATCGCGCCTTGCTTCGTCCAGCGTCCCGACGGCGCGCGCACCGATGTGGTCGTGCTCGCCTGCACGCATTATCCGCTGCTGCTGGATTTTTTCCGTCGCCTCGCGCCCTGGCCGGTGGAATGGATCGATCCGGCGCCGGCCATCGCCCGCCAGGCGGACCGCCTGCTCCTGCAGCGGTTCGGCGCCGATCGGATCGGGTTTCGAGAGCCGCCTCGGGCGATCTTCACCAGCGGCGCCCGGCCGGTCCCGCCATTGGCCGCCGCTCTGTCGCGCCTCGGATTCGCGGCGTCGCCTCGAAACGCCCCACAAGGCTGA
- a CDS encoding UDP-N-acetylmuramoylalanyl-D-glutamyl-2,6-diaminopimelate--D-alanyl-D-alanine ligase, with amino-acid sequence MKAESLWSGLGLVGALRARVSGGLPRDASGISIDTRTLAPGDLFFAIKGEARDGHDFVAAAFERGAAGAVVDEAHAGALAGRAPLYVVKDVQESLERLGARARERSAAYVVGVTGSVGKTSTKEMAAAVLSRFGAAHASAASYNNQWGVPLSLARMPAATRFGVFEIGMNHAGEIAALAPLVEPHVALVTRVAPVHLEHFACLEAIADAKSEIFSGVVDGGVAILNRDDETFERMLEAAAASRAAHVFGFGVSEGAQARLLSYDPRENSVEADIFGRRLRYRIGAPGRHFALNSLAVLTIAHVLDLDLAQASAALAEFAPPKGRGRREQLPAGAVPLTLIDESYNANPTSMRAALELLGAERPIGRRVAVLGDMLELGPSAAELHAELASDLEAAGVDLLFTAGPLMARLYYAAPERMRGAHRATARELEEAVLDSLGAGDVVMIKGSNGSRMTRIVEAIRTKFAPASDGATEQ; translated from the coding sequence ATGAAAGCAGAATCCCTATGGTCGGGGCTCGGATTGGTCGGAGCGCTGCGCGCGCGCGTCAGCGGCGGCCTGCCGCGCGACGCGTCCGGAATCTCGATCGACACGCGCACGCTCGCGCCGGGCGACCTCTTCTTCGCGATCAAGGGCGAAGCGCGCGACGGCCATGACTTCGTGGCCGCCGCCTTCGAGCGCGGCGCCGCCGGCGCCGTCGTCGACGAGGCCCATGCGGGAGCGCTCGCCGGGCGCGCGCCGCTCTATGTCGTCAAGGACGTGCAGGAGTCGCTGGAGCGTCTCGGCGCGCGCGCGCGCGAGCGCTCCGCCGCTTATGTCGTCGGCGTCACCGGCTCCGTCGGCAAGACTTCGACGAAGGAAATGGCCGCCGCCGTGCTGTCGCGCTTCGGCGCCGCGCACGCCTCCGCCGCATCCTACAATAATCAATGGGGCGTGCCGCTGTCGCTGGCGCGCATGCCGGCGGCGACGCGCTTCGGCGTGTTCGAGATCGGCATGAATCACGCCGGCGAGATCGCTGCGCTCGCGCCGCTGGTCGAGCCGCATGTCGCGCTGGTGACGCGCGTCGCGCCGGTGCATCTCGAGCATTTCGCCTGCCTAGAGGCGATCGCCGACGCCAAGTCGGAAATCTTCTCCGGCGTCGTCGACGGCGGCGTCGCCATACTCAATCGCGACGACGAGACCTTCGAGCGCATGCTCGAGGCCGCCGCCGCCTCGCGCGCCGCGCATGTGTTCGGCTTCGGCGTGTCCGAAGGCGCGCAGGCGCGGCTGCTCTCCTATGATCCGCGCGAGAACAGCGTCGAGGCCGATATTTTCGGGCGCCGGCTGCGCTATCGCATCGGCGCGCCGGGACGCCATTTCGCGCTCAACTCGCTCGCCGTTCTGACCATCGCCCATGTGCTCGATCTCGATCTCGCGCAAGCCTCGGCGGCGCTCGCGGAATTCGCGCCGCCCAAGGGTCGCGGAAGGCGCGAGCAGCTGCCCGCCGGCGCCGTGCCGCTGACCTTGATCGACGAGAGCTACAACGCCAATCCGACCTCGATGCGCGCCGCGCTCGAGCTGCTCGGCGCCGAGCGGCCGATCGGCCGGCGCGTCGCCGTGCTCGGCGACATGCTGGAGCTCGGACCGAGCGCCGCCGAATTGCACGCCGAGCTGGCGTCCGATCTGGAGGCGGCGGGCGTCGATCTTCTCTTCACCGCCGGACCGCTGATGGCGCGGCTCTATTACGCCGCGCCCGAGCGAATGCGCGGCGCGCATCGCGCCACGGCGCGCGAGCTCGAGGAGGCAGTGCTCGATTCGCTCGGCGCCGGCGACGTTGTGATGATCAAAGGCTCGAACGGCTCGCGCATGACGCGGATCGTCGAAGCGATAAGGACGAAATTCGCTCCCGCGTCGGATGGCGCGACCGAGCAGTAG
- the ftsL gene encoding cell division protein FtsL yields the protein MLRFLNVVAIVALIGSAVYAYSIKYQTILRAEQITKLKHKVKAEQDAIAVLRAEWSFITRPERVQELSDKYLDLEPLDVRRIVTAQSLPEKAERVDSIARKLDALGLGGAATTPAASEPTPTTPKGKAR from the coding sequence ATGCTGCGCTTTCTCAATGTCGTCGCGATCGTCGCGCTGATCGGATCGGCGGTCTACGCCTATTCGATCAAATATCAGACGATCCTGCGCGCCGAGCAGATCACCAAGCTGAAGCACAAGGTGAAGGCCGAGCAGGACGCCATCGCGGTGCTGCGCGCCGAATGGTCGTTCATCACTCGTCCCGAGCGCGTGCAGGAGCTCTCCGACAAATATCTCGACCTCGAGCCGCTCGACGTCCGCCGGATCGTGACCGCCCAATCGCTGCCGGAGAAGGCGGAGCGCGTCGATTCGATCGCCCGCAAGCTCGACGCGCTCGGGCTCGGCGGCGCGGCGACGACGCCCGCCGCCAGCGAGCCGACGCCGACCACGCCGAAAGGAAAAGCGCGATGA
- a CDS encoding FtsW/RodA/SpoVE family cell cycle protein: MISRAERTTFSDWAWTIDHWLLASIALLIVAGLVFSMAGSPAVAERLHLSTFHFVNRQVMYLAPALVVMIGVSFLSPRHVRRAALALWIVALALVVATLFFGQEVKGARRWIFGVQPSEFLKPAFVVVAAWAFSEGAKRKDVPGSVLAIGLLPVTIAPLVLQPDIGQTMLISLVWAGLLFMAGIHWFWIVGVGGAGLMGAVAAYKFLPHVHARVTRFLEPQATGQGVADTFQADTALDSFIGGSWLGKGPGEGTMKRILPDAHTDFIFAVIGEEFGVIVCMALAAVFAFIVLRGLLSAARNEDAFCGFATAGLVMLFGLQSCINMAVNLQLMPAKGMTLPFVSYGGSSLISLALGMGFLLAVTRRRPNIEAASGFSAAGATA; the protein is encoded by the coding sequence ATGATCTCGCGCGCGGAGCGCACCACTTTTTCCGATTGGGCCTGGACCATCGATCATTGGCTGCTCGCCAGCATCGCGCTGCTGATCGTCGCCGGCCTGGTCTTCTCGATGGCCGGCAGCCCGGCGGTCGCCGAACGACTGCATCTCTCCACCTTTCACTTCGTCAATCGGCAGGTGATGTATCTCGCGCCGGCGCTCGTCGTGATGATCGGCGTCTCCTTCCTTTCGCCGCGCCATGTGCGGCGCGCCGCGCTGGCGCTGTGGATCGTCGCGCTCGCCCTCGTCGTCGCCACCTTGTTCTTCGGCCAGGAGGTGAAGGGCGCCCGGCGCTGGATCTTCGGCGTGCAACCCTCCGAATTCTTGAAGCCCGCCTTCGTCGTCGTCGCCGCCTGGGCGTTCTCGGAAGGGGCGAAGCGCAAGGATGTGCCGGGCAGCGTGCTGGCCATCGGCCTGCTGCCCGTCACCATCGCGCCGCTGGTGCTGCAGCCCGACATCGGCCAGACCATGCTGATCTCGCTGGTCTGGGCGGGCCTTTTGTTCATGGCCGGCATTCATTGGTTCTGGATCGTCGGCGTCGGCGGCGCAGGTCTCATGGGCGCGGTGGCGGCCTATAAATTCCTGCCGCATGTGCATGCGCGCGTCACCCGCTTTCTGGAGCCGCAGGCGACCGGCCAGGGCGTCGCCGACACGTTTCAGGCCGACACCGCGCTCGACAGCTTCATCGGCGGCTCCTGGCTCGGCAAGGGACCGGGCGAAGGCACGATGAAGCGCATCCTTCCCGACGCGCATACCGACTTCATCTTCGCCGTCATCGGCGAGGAGTTCGGCGTCATCGTCTGCATGGCGCTCGCCGCCGTCTTCGCCTTCATCGTGCTGCGCGGCCTGCTCTCGGCGGCGCGCAACGAGGACGCCTTCTGCGGCTTCGCCACAGCGGGGCTCGTGATGCTGTTCGGCCTGCAGAGCTGCATCAATATGGCGGTCAATCTGCAATTGATGCCGGCCAAGGGCATGACGCTGCCCTTCGTCTCCTATGGCGGATCGTCGCTGATCTCGCTCGCGCTCGGCATGGGCTTTCTGCTCGCGGTCACGCGCAGGCGCCCGAACATAGAAGCCGCGTCCGGCTTCTCCGCCGCGGGAGCGACGGCGTGA
- the mraY gene encoding phospho-N-acetylmuramoyl-pentapeptide-transferase, whose translation MLTLLADFSNLFSPLNLFRYITFRAAGAAATALAFVFFFGPSIIAALRIKQGKGQPIREDGPASHLLTKKGTPTMGGLMILSGLLVATLLWANLKNPYVWIVILVTACFGAIGFYDDYLKVTKQSHKGFSGKARLALEFLVAALACYALTRIGGENMSKLALPMAKGFAFSLGWFFLGFGAFVVVAAGNCVNLTDGLDGLAIVPSMIAAAAFAIIAYLAGNSIFSDYLGINHIAGTGELTIVCAAVIGAGLGFLWFNAPPAQIFMGDTGSLALGGLLGAIAVAIKQEFVLVIIGGLFVLEGASVIVQVASFKLTGKRVFRMAPIHHHFEQMGWTEPQIVIRFWIISFVLALIGLSTLKLR comes from the coding sequence ATGCTGACGCTGCTCGCGGACTTCTCCAATCTCTTCAGTCCGCTCAATCTCTTCCGCTACATCACCTTCCGCGCCGCCGGCGCGGCGGCGACGGCGCTCGCCTTCGTCTTCTTCTTCGGCCCCAGCATCATCGCGGCGCTGCGCATCAAGCAGGGCAAGGGCCAGCCGATCCGCGAGGACGGGCCGGCGAGCCATCTGCTCACCAAGAAGGGCACGCCGACCATGGGCGGCCTGATGATCCTCTCGGGTCTTCTCGTCGCCACTCTTCTATGGGCCAATCTGAAGAATCCCTATGTGTGGATCGTCATTCTCGTCACCGCCTGCTTCGGCGCCATCGGCTTCTATGACGATTATCTGAAGGTGACGAAACAGTCGCACAAGGGCTTTTCCGGCAAAGCGCGGCTCGCGCTCGAATTCCTCGTCGCGGCGCTCGCCTGCTATGCGCTGACGCGCATCGGCGGCGAGAACATGTCGAAGCTCGCGCTGCCGATGGCGAAGGGATTCGCCTTCTCGCTCGGCTGGTTCTTTCTCGGCTTCGGCGCCTTCGTCGTCGTCGCGGCCGGCAATTGCGTCAATCTCACCGACGGGCTCGACGGCCTCGCCATCGTGCCGTCGATGATCGCCGCGGCGGCCTTCGCCATCATCGCCTATCTCGCCGGCAATTCGATCTTCTCCGATTATCTCGGCATCAACCATATCGCCGGCACCGGCGAGCTCACCATCGTCTGCGCCGCGGTGATCGGCGCGGGGCTCGGCTTTCTATGGTTCAACGCGCCGCCGGCGCAGATCTTCATGGGCGACACCGGCTCGCTGGCGCTCGGCGGCCTGCTCGGCGCCATCGCCGTCGCCATTAAGCAAGAGTTCGTGCTCGTCATCATCGGCGGCCTGTTCGTGCTCGAGGGCGCCTCGGTGATCGTGCAGGTCGCGTCGTTCAAGCTCACCGGCAAGCGCGTGTTCCGCATGGCGCCGATCCATCATCATTTCGAGCAGATGGGCTGGACCGAGCCGCAGATCGTCATCCGCTTCTGGATCATCTCCTTCGTGCTGGCCCTCATCGGCCTCTCGACCCTGAAGCTGAGGTGA
- the rsmH gene encoding 16S rRNA (cytosine(1402)-N(4))-methyltransferase RsmH codes for MTMPPEQPMRHIPVLLDEAMAALGPRSGGVYLDATFGAGGYTRALLAHENTRVLALDRDPRAIRDGAALVAAAGGRLTLVEARFSELAQVAGRTGLAPLDGIVADIGVSSMQFDEAERGFSFRNDGPLDMRMEGSGRSAADIVAEAEEEALADILYHYGEERASRRIARAIVHARLERKIETTGALAAIIERAAPGRPGEIHPATKSFQALRIAVNDELGELVAALAGAERALKPGGKLVIVSFHSLEDRIVKQFLAERSGRGETRSRRLPGEPVPPPPTFIVDDFKPLAPSEREIAANPRSRSARLRVATRTDAPPRPVGDALARLARLPERVPRRR; via the coding sequence ATGACCATGCCCCCGGAACAGCCCATGCGGCATATTCCCGTGCTGCTCGACGAGGCGATGGCGGCGCTCGGCCCCCGATCCGGCGGCGTCTATCTCGACGCCACTTTCGGGGCCGGCGGCTACACACGCGCCCTTCTGGCCCATGAGAATACCCGCGTGCTCGCGCTCGACCGCGACCCGCGCGCGATTCGCGACGGCGCGGCGCTGGTCGCGGCCGCGGGTGGGCGCCTCACCCTCGTCGAGGCGCGCTTTTCGGAGCTGGCGCAGGTCGCCGGGCGGACCGGCCTCGCGCCGCTCGACGGAATCGTCGCCGACATCGGCGTCTCCTCCATGCAGTTCGACGAGGCCGAGCGCGGCTTCTCGTTCCGCAACGACGGCCCGCTCGACATGCGCATGGAGGGCAGCGGCCGCAGCGCCGCCGATATCGTCGCCGAAGCGGAGGAGGAGGCGCTGGCCGACATCCTCTATCATTACGGCGAGGAGCGAGCGTCGCGGCGCATCGCCCGCGCCATCGTCCATGCGCGCCTGGAGCGGAAGATCGAGACGACGGGCGCGCTGGCGGCGATCATCGAGCGCGCGGCGCCGGGCCGGCCGGGCGAGATTCATCCGGCGACCAAGAGCTTTCAGGCTCTGCGCATCGCCGTCAATGACGAGCTCGGCGAGCTCGTCGCCGCGCTCGCCGGCGCCGAGCGCGCGCTGAAGCCGGGCGGAAAGCTCGTCATCGTCTCGTTCCATTCGCTCGAGGACCGCATCGTCAAGCAATTCCTCGCCGAGCGCTCGGGACGCGGCGAGACGCGCTCGCGGCGGCTGCCGGGCGAGCCGGTCCCGCCGCCGCCGACCTTCATCGTCGACGATTTCAAGCCTTTGGCGCCGTCCGAACGGGAGATCGCCGCAAATCCGCGCTCACGCTCGGCGCGGCTGCGCGTCGCGACGCGGACCGACGCGCCGCCGCGGCCGGTCGGCGACGCGCTCGCGCGCCTCGCGCGCCTGCCCGAACGCGTTCCGAGGAGACGCTGA
- the murD gene encoding UDP-N-acetylmuramoyl-L-alanine--D-glutamate ligase has product MTPVTTFAHRSVALFGLGGSGLSTARALIAGGASVAAWDDSEAGRAKAEAQGVTLVDLTSADWSAFDALILSPGVPLTHPKPHWTVERAHEAQIEIIGDIELFCRERERHAPGATFIAITGTNGKSTTTALIAHILRRAGKDVQLGGNIGTPILDLEPPSEERIHVIECSSFQIDLTPSLAPTIGILINLTPDHIDRHGTMDDYAAVKERLVDGADIALIGVDDVYCHAIGARLTQAHCEGQRVIPVSATRALDWGFYIESGKVIYRQSGHGPEEAETLGDLGDARALRGAHNAQNAAFAAAAVWHCGLNCEEIADGLADYPGLPHRMEEVGRRGRVLFINDSKATNADAAEKALLSFDDIFWIAGGKAKEGGIKPLRPLFPLIRKAYLIGAAAQDFARTLEGAVAFEQCGTLDRALARAAEEAALSDAREPVVLLSPACASYDQFANFEARGDAFRRLAQELHATRDAGETP; this is encoded by the coding sequence ATGACGCCGGTCACGACATTCGCGCATCGCAGCGTCGCTCTGTTTGGCCTCGGCGGCTCCGGCCTCTCGACCGCGCGCGCGCTGATCGCCGGCGGCGCCAGCGTCGCCGCCTGGGACGATAGCGAGGCCGGCCGCGCCAAGGCGGAGGCGCAAGGCGTCACGCTCGTCGATCTGACGAGCGCCGATTGGTCGGCTTTCGACGCGCTGATTCTCTCGCCCGGCGTTCCGCTCACGCATCCGAAGCCGCATTGGACCGTGGAGCGGGCGCATGAAGCGCAGATCGAGATCATCGGCGACATCGAGCTCTTCTGCCGCGAGCGCGAGCGACATGCGCCAGGCGCGACCTTCATCGCCATCACCGGCACCAATGGCAAATCGACGACGACGGCGCTGATCGCGCATATTCTGCGCCGCGCCGGCAAGGATGTGCAGCTCGGCGGCAATATCGGCACGCCGATCCTCGATCTCGAGCCGCCGTCGGAGGAGCGCATTCACGTCATCGAATGCTCGTCCTTCCAGATCGATCTGACGCCCTCGCTGGCGCCGACGATCGGCATTCTGATCAATCTGACGCCCGACCACATCGACCGTCACGGCACGATGGACGATTACGCGGCGGTGAAGGAGCGGCTCGTCGATGGCGCCGACATCGCGCTCATCGGCGTCGACGACGTCTATTGCCATGCGATCGGCGCGCGGCTGACGCAGGCGCATTGCGAGGGCCAGCGCGTCATTCCCGTCTCGGCGACGCGCGCGCTCGACTGGGGTTTCTACATCGAGAGCGGCAAGGTGATCTATCGCCAATCCGGCCATGGACCGGAGGAGGCGGAGACGCTCGGCGACCTTGGCGATGCGCGAGCGCTGCGCGGCGCGCATAATGCGCAGAATGCGGCTTTCGCCGCCGCCGCGGTCTGGCACTGTGGCCTCAACTGCGAGGAGATCGCCGATGGGCTCGCCGATTATCCCGGCCTCCCGCATCGCATGGAGGAGGTCGGCCGGCGCGGCCGCGTCCTCTTCATCAATGATTCGAAGGCGACCAACGCCGACGCCGCCGAAAAGGCGCTGCTCTCTTTCGACGACATTTTCTGGATCGCCGGCGGCAAGGCCAAGGAAGGCGGCATAAAGCCGCTGCGTCCCTTGTTTCCGCTCATCCGCAAGGCCTATCTGATCGGCGCGGCGGCGCAGGATTTCGCGCGCACGCTGGAGGGCGCCGTCGCTTTCGAGCAATGCGGAACGCTCGATCGCGCGCTCGCCCGCGCGGCCGAGGAGGCGGCGCTGAGCGACGCGCGCGAGCCGGTCGTGCTGCTGTCGCCGGCTTGCGCCTCTTACGACCAATTCGCCAATTTCGAAGCGCGCGGCGACGCCTTTCGCCGCCTCGCGCAGGAACTGCACGCCACTCGAGACGCCGGGGAAACGCCATGA
- a CDS encoding peptidoglycan D,D-transpeptidase FtsI family protein, whose protein sequence is MTTQPTAPKPRLLSALFTTSIAKTGGRMRLVAGGFLCLYLGIGARLVYLGFKPEPPTMRRAAADAVAAARPDVLDRNGEILATDVKTMSVFAEPRRLIDKDEATELLTAVLPNVDPRELRERLGSRKGFVWVKREVTPHQRDEVFHLGLPGVGLLPENKRVYPAGPIAAHVLGYVNIDNAGIAGIEKYIDGQGLADLHGFGFSVTPEDLRPISLSVDIRATHALRDVLARGVEHFKAKAGAAAILDVNTGEVIALASLPDYDPNKPPDMRDQTYINRMNVGVYEMGSTFKALTIAMALDSGKINLNSRLDARGALSFGRFRIHDYHAQNRALTVPEVFTYSSNIGTARMALGQGVERHKAFLRKMGQLSRMRTELPESAEPIVPRNWGELNTMTIAFGHGLAVAPLQAMMAVGALMNGGYLITPTFLKRSEAEAKKDAPQVVKAETSEAMRYLMRLNAEIGTAKKVDVEGYYVGGKTGTAEKVVGKHYSKNRLFTTFMAVAPSDKPKYLFLTIMDEPQGLPETHGYATAAYNSGAVTAQIIERTGPILGLPPRFEAPQQPFPLLAKLGYTRANTPATGGGGH, encoded by the coding sequence ATGACGACGCAACCGACCGCGCCGAAGCCGCGCCTGCTCTCGGCGCTGTTCACGACCTCGATCGCCAAGACAGGCGGCCGCATGCGCCTCGTCGCCGGCGGCTTTCTCTGCCTCTATCTCGGCATCGGCGCGCGCCTCGTCTATCTCGGCTTCAAGCCGGAGCCGCCGACCATGCGCCGCGCCGCCGCCGACGCGGTCGCCGCCGCGCGCCCCGACGTGCTCGACCGCAATGGCGAGATTCTCGCGACCGATGTGAAGACCATGTCGGTGTTCGCCGAGCCGCGCCGCCTCATCGACAAGGACGAGGCGACCGAGCTGCTCACCGCCGTGCTGCCCAATGTCGACCCGCGCGAGCTGCGCGAGCGCTTGGGCTCGCGCAAGGGCTTCGTCTGGGTGAAGCGCGAGGTGACGCCGCATCAGCGCGACGAGGTGTTCCATCTCGGCCTCCCCGGCGTCGGCCTGCTGCCGGAGAACAAGCGCGTCTATCCCGCGGGACCGATCGCCGCCCATGTGCTCGGCTATGTGAACATCGACAACGCCGGCATCGCCGGAATCGAGAAATATATCGACGGCCAGGGCCTCGCCGATCTGCACGGCTTCGGCTTCAGCGTCACGCCGGAGGATCTGCGGCCGATCTCGCTCTCCGTCGACATCAGGGCGACCCATGCGCTGCGCGACGTGCTGGCGCGCGGCGTCGAGCATTTCAAGGCCAAGGCCGGCGCGGCGGCGATCCTCGACGTCAACACGGGCGAGGTGATCGCCCTCGCCTCGCTGCCGGACTATGATCCGAACAAGCCCCCGGACATGCGCGACCAGACCTATATCAACCGCATGAATGTCGGCGTCTACGAGATGGGCTCGACCTTCAAGGCGTTGACCATCGCCATGGCGCTCGATTCCGGCAAGATCAATCTCAACTCGCGGCTCGACGCGCGCGGCGCCTTGAGCTTCGGCCGCTTCCGCATTCACGATTATCACGCGCAGAACCGCGCGCTCACCGTGCCGGAAGTGTTCACCTATTCGTCCAACATCGGAACGGCGCGCATGGCGCTCGGCCAGGGCGTCGAGCGGCATAAGGCGTTCCTGCGCAAGATGGGCCAGCTCAGCCGCATGCGCACCGAGCTGCCCGAGAGCGCCGAGCCGATCGTGCCGCGGAACTGGGGCGAGCTCAACACCATGACCATCGCCTTCGGCCATGGTCTCGCCGTCGCGCCGCTGCAGGCGATGATGGCCGTCGGCGCCTTGATGAACGGCGGCTATCTCATCACCCCGACCTTTCTGAAGCGCAGCGAAGCCGAGGCCAAGAAGGACGCGCCGCAGGTGGTGAAGGCCGAGACCAGCGAGGCCATGCGCTATCTGATGCGGCTCAACGCCGAGATCGGCACGGCCAAGAAGGTCGACGTCGAGGGCTATTACGTCGGCGGCAAGACCGGCACGGCCGAAAAGGTCGTCGGTAAGCATTATTCGAAGAATCGCCTGTTCACCACATTCATGGCCGTGGCGCCGTCCGACAAGCCGAAATATCTGTTCCTCACCATCATGGACGAGCCGCAGGGGCTGCCCGAGACCCACGGCTACGCCACCGCCGCCTATAATTCCGGCGCGGTGACGGCGCAGATCATCGAGCGCACGGGGCCGATCCTCGGCCTGCCGCCGCGCTTCGAGGCGCCGCAGCAGCCGTTCCCGCTCCTGGCCAAGCTCGGCTACACCCGCGCCAACACGCCGGCGACCGGCGGCGGAGGACATTGA
- a CDS encoding UDP-N-acetylmuramoyl-L-alanyl-D-glutamate--2,6-diaminopimelate ligase, which translates to MKLSQLLGEAATAGLGDLDIAGVTADSREVRTGYAFFAVPGHAGDGLGYAADARARGASVVVAPRAAEVSLPLVVVPDVRASLAHAAARFYPRQPRIVAAVTGTSGKSSVVDFLRQIWIALGREAASLGTIGLIDKSGAHYGALTTPGPVALHQTLDELCAGGVTHLAMEASSLGIDQRRLDGVRLCVGAFTNFSRDHLDHHRDLEEYFAAKMRLFDTLLQTGQTAVIDADSAVAERVAAVCAARGLALFDVGAKGRAIELLSVAPSALATRLTLRHAGETYDVDLPLAGGFQISNALVSAGMAIASGEAPGRVFAALASLRGAPGRLELIGQRDGAPVFVDYAHKPDALDKVLATARELAKGRLVVVFGAGGDRDKGKRPLMGEIAARAADIVVVTDDNPRSEEPAMIRAAIVAAARAAGSAQIHEIGDRRAAIETAISWLRDGDALIVAGKGHESGQIIGDQVLPFSDRAVVEAALRGKAE; encoded by the coding sequence ATGAAGCTCTCGCAGCTGCTCGGCGAAGCGGCGACGGCCGGGCTCGGCGATCTCGACATCGCCGGCGTCACGGCCGACAGCCGCGAGGTCCGGACCGGCTACGCTTTCTTCGCCGTGCCGGGACATGCTGGCGACGGCCTCGGCTACGCCGCCGACGCGCGCGCGCGCGGGGCGAGCGTCGTCGTCGCGCCGCGCGCGGCGGAGGTCAGCCTGCCGCTCGTCGTCGTTCCCGACGTGCGCGCCTCGCTCGCCCATGCGGCGGCGCGATTCTATCCGCGCCAGCCGCGGATCGTCGCCGCCGTCACCGGCACCAGCGGCAAGAGCTCGGTCGTCGATTTCCTGCGCCAGATTTGGATCGCGCTCGGCCGCGAGGCCGCCTCGCTCGGCACCATCGGCCTCATCGACAAGAGCGGCGCGCATTATGGCGCGCTGACGACGCCCGGTCCCGTCGCGCTGCATCAGACTCTCGACGAGCTCTGCGCAGGCGGCGTCACGCATCTCGCGATGGAAGCCTCCTCGCTCGGCATAGACCAGCGCCGGCTCGACGGCGTGCGGCTCTGCGTCGGCGCCTTCACCAATTTCTCGCGGGACCATCTCGATCATCACCGCGATCTCGAGGAGTATTTCGCCGCCAAGATGCGCTTGTTCGACACGCTGCTGCAGACGGGACAGACCGCGGTGATCGACGCCGACAGCGCGGTCGCGGAGCGGGTCGCGGCGGTCTGCGCGGCCCGCGGCCTCGCGCTCTTCGATGTCGGCGCGAAGGGCCGCGCGATCGAGCTGCTGTCTGTGGCGCCGAGCGCGCTCGCGACACGCCTGACGCTGCGCCATGCGGGCGAGACCTATGACGTCGATCTTCCGCTCGCCGGCGGTTTTCAAATCTCCAATGCGCTCGTTTCCGCCGGCATGGCGATCGCGAGCGGCGAAGCGCCGGGCCGCGTCTTCGCCGCGCTCGCGAGCCTGCGCGGCGCGCCGGGGCGGCTCGAATTGATCGGCCAGCGCGACGGCGCGCCGGTGTTCGTCGATTATGCGCATAAGCCCGACGCGCTCGACAAGGTGCTGGCGACGGCGCGCGAATTGGCCAAGGGCCGGCTCGTCGTCGTGTTCGGCGCCGGCGGCGACCGCGACAAGGGCAAGCGGCCGCTCATGGGCGAGATCGCCGCGCGCGCCGCCGACATCGTCGTCGTCACCGACGATAATCCACGCAGCGAGGAGCCAGCGATGATCCGCGCCGCCATTGTCGCCGCCGCGCGCGCGGCGGGGAGCGCGCAGATTCACGAGATCGGCGATCGTCGCGCGGCGATCGAGACGGCGATTTCCTGGCTGCGCGACGGCGACGCCTTGATCGTCGCCGGCAAGGGCCATGAATCGGGCCAGATCATCGGCGATCAGGTCCTCCCCTTTTCGGATCGGGCCGTCGTCGAGGCGGCGTTGCGAGGCAAGGCCGAATGA